The Kribbella shirazensis genomic interval GGGCTACGTGAACAGCGGCAAGGCCGGTTACACGCTGATGGGTGACTGGGTCGCCGCGCAGCAGCTGGCCGACAAGGTGCCGGACACGGCGTACACCTACTGGCCTTCCCCGGGGACGGCGGGCAACTTCCAGTACCTCGCCGACTCGTTCACGCTGCCGACCAACGGGCAGAACCCCGAGGGCGCGAAGTGCTGGCTGAAGGTCACCGGCTCGGCCGACGGCCAGAAGGCGTTCAACACCAAGAAGGGTTCGATCCCGGCCCGCTCGGACGCGAACCCGGCCGACTACCCGAAGTACCAGCAGGTCGCGATGGCGGACTGGAAGAAGGACAAGATCGTCCCGTCCTGCGCGCACGGTGCTGCCTGCACCCTGGGTCAGAACAACGACATCCTGTCCGCGATCAGCCAGTTCAGCGGTAGCCCCGACGTGGCCAAGCTGCAGTCGGCGCTCGGTGCCGCGATGAAGACGAGCTGATGCAGTCCCCGTTCGACGGCGAGTTGCGGACCGGGTCGGAGGTCTGAACGTGCACGGAAGAATTCGCACCTGGGGACCTGGCGCCTTGGTGCTGCTGCCGACCGTGCTGCTGCTCGGGTACTTCGTGTACGGGCTGATCGCGTGGTCCTTCAACACCTCGCTGACCGACCGGCACACCGCTCGCAAGGGCCCGGCCAACTATGTCGGGTTCGAGAACTACGGGAACCTGTTCACGGAGGAGCGGTTCCTCAACTCGCTGAAGAACCTCGGCGTGCTCACGGTGGCGTTCATCGTGGGCACGCTGATCTTCGGCCTGCTCTGGGCGCTGCTGCTGGAGAAGGGCGTGCCCGGCGAGTCGGTCTTCCGGTCGATCTACCTGTTCCCGATGGCGATCTCGATGATCGCCTCCGGGGTGGTCTGGGGCTGGTTGCTGAACCCGTCCCAGGGCGAGGACGCGCGCGGGCTGAACCGCTTGTTCGAGATCCTCCATCTGGGGTTCCTCGAGAACGCGTGGTGGACCGCCGGCAGTCGATGGACAACGATGCTGTCCATCGCATTACCGGCCATCTGGCAGCTGTCCGGGTACATCATGGCGCTGTTCCTGGCCGGTTTCCGGGGCATCCC includes:
- a CDS encoding ABC transporter permease subunit, with the translated sequence MHGRIRTWGPGALVLLPTVLLLGYFVYGLIAWSFNTSLTDRHTARKGPANYVGFENYGNLFTEERFLNSLKNLGVLTVAFIVGTLIFGLLWALLLEKGVPGESVFRSIYLFPMAISMIASGVVWGWLLNPSQGEDARGLNRLFEILHLGFLENAWWTAGSRWTTMLSIALPAIWQLSGYIMALFLAGFRGIPPELREAARVDGASEFKLYRHVLFPQLSPIALSALIILGHMSLKLFDLIYAITGPNQFRTEVPAVYMWNTLLRSDQAKAAAIAIVMLAVVAVLVIPYVAYTVRQESKE